AGGTCTTGGTCAGAGTGCGTGGGACTGCTGAGCTGCCAAACGGGTAAACAGATTAACTTCTGGTGTTTAATAAGTTACTACTCAGAGCTTATATCCTATGAAAATCAACACTCTCAGTGTAGTCACGTCAaaaacatgtttactggatATTTAATCTGCTCTTCAAATTGCAATATGTTCAAAACCCACAGCCACCAAAAGCATTACTATTGTGCCATAGCATAATGTACAAGGAAgaataaaatacagaaaaaaatatgtataatcgCAACATTTCATTACATCTACTGACAAACTTCCTTTGCTGGCTTAAAGGAGGACAGACTGTGGCTTTTTATTATTCAGTGTGTTAACATGCACACTTCTGTTTTGAACATTACCAGGTTGAGGGAGTACCTGAAATGGTGAGTGATAGATAcaaaaaacttaaaactgagTTGTCAAAACGACAACTTATGTACATACTGGTTACTTCTGAAGTTTTGGTTTCTACAGGACAACAGCACAAGAGTCTTATGTATCTAATTCACCAACCAAATCCATTTTTCTAGTCATTATCTCACACCATTTCTAACATTTTGTCTTCTATCTCTTAAAATGACTATTTCAATGCATTATGATCACAACTGTAtgactttttaaataaaagtatttGGTGGAAATAAGTATTCAGACTTTTTTCCACAGTTTCTTTTTTCACATCAAAAGTACTCATCCTCCTTCTGAACTGCTTGTGGTGGGACAAGAGAAAACTTTCATCTGAGGCTCTTAAAATGGGTTCTTGTGCTTTGTACTGTACATCCATCAGAGCAAAACATAACCAACAGAAATAATCCCAACACCTGTGTGACACCTTCCACTGCTAATGGGAAGATATACATACAACCCACCAATCGCGTAAATTGTGCTTTACTCATATGAAGCACCCCCCTCTTTTTTTGGTTCCACACAAAAACGGAGTTGAGTGCATGTTAACATACTGAGTATTGCCAATATACATTTACAGAAATCTGAATATTGGAAATTCAACACTTGCTGTGAAAGATTCAGTCCctgaagtaaaaaacaaacaaacaaacaaaaaaacacttgagGGTATATTGTCAAGATGTGTTTACTGCTGTGAAATTTCTATCGCTCAAATTGAGTACATATTTTAAGCAAGGGTATTTTGCATCTTGACTGCAGTTTGTAAGCTGACATGTCCTCCATCTTGGGTTCACATGATTTTCATGTTGAATTGTACAGGGGGCTCAGTTGGACTGGATTCCTCAGTTTCCTCTTTACGTGGCACATATTCAACCTCAATACTTGACTTTGTATTGTCTTTCCCTCTGCTCCAGAGGAATAATATTACAAGACAGAAGAGTACCACTCCAAGGAAAGAGATAAAGCCCATGGTAGTTGCAATGATCAGTGTCTTTACATCAAATGGAAATGGAACTGTGGTCCGGGTCACATTAGCACCTTCATCACTTGGCTGGTTGGAAATGAAAGCAAATGTCTTGTTTGGCTGGTGGGGCCAATTCGGGGAGTAGCTATGCACAAAAAGGTGAGCAGCTTTAGTGTCATTGCCAGCTGCATTACTTGCAATGCATGTGTAGGTGCCATTGTCTTGGATTTGGGCATAGCGCACCTCTAATGAACCTTCAATAGACACAGAGAGTCTTGTCCCCACAGTCTTGGTAGTGACATATTCCTTTTTAGGGGACAGCCACATAATCACAGGAACTGGATCTCCTTCAGCCTGACAAGCAAAATTAACTGTAGTTCCTTCATCTACATGGCTTTCTTGAACATTGTAATCCACAATCTTTGATTTCTGGCACGTGAAATAGTCAGAAGGGAGTTTGTCTGGAAAATCTTTGAACTCCTTTCCTTGCACAACCTCTGGCGAAGCACAAACTGGCTGTTGTTTGTTAAAGTTGAGCCTCCACCGTCTGCGAAACACCCAAAGCAAGCGACAGTCACAGGCCAAAGGGTTATTATACAAAGCCAAGGTCTCTAGATTTCCCACGGAGTGAAAAACGGACTCTTCCAGGGTGCTCAAGTTATTGTTTGATACATTGAGTACACGGAGGTGGTTGAGCCCTCTGAAAGAGTAGGGCTCAATGACCAGCAATTTGCCACCAGCCAAATGAAAAGCCTGAAGCTTCTGTAGATTGAAGAGCTGGTTCCCTTCCACAGTATGAATGGGGTTAAAAGACAAATTCAAAAACCGAAGAAATCTAAGGTGACTTATGGCTTGGTAGGGGATGACAGTAAGATTACAGTTTGTTATGGATAGTGATGTAATGTTGAGTCCAAACAAGCTTTTCGGGGTCATGGTATCCAGAGCAGGCATATGTGAAATCTCAACCACTCTTAATCGATAAAGCCTCTTAAAGGAGTAATCCCTTATGACAGTGACATTAAGACAGCATAATCGAAGTGACAACAGGTTATGCAGATGGCTAAGGGCATCTGTGGGCACTGACGCCAGTTTGTATCCCTCAATGTTTAGACTTTCGAGGTTGCTGAGGCCGTGAAATGATCGTGGTGAGATGAAGACTAGGTCATTGTCACCAACCTCCAAAGCCCTCAGATTGTACAGCTCTTGAAACATGTAGTCGAGTAGAATGACAATTTTGTTTTCGCTTATATCCAGCTGCGTAAGGTTGGTCAAACCTGTGAACACCCCCAGCTGAATGAGCTTCAGCTGGTTGTTGCGCAAACCTAGAGTTCGGAGGTTCATAAGGTTGCTAAATGCTCCAGGCTCAATGGATGAAATAGTATTTTCATTGAGTTGCAACTCCTCCAGCTGAGGATAGTTTATGAACTCCTCAGGCCCCAGGGTCTTCAGACGGTTCTTGCTGAGGTCTAATAGCCTTGTTTCAGTAGGAATACCCTCAGGAAGAGCTGCCAATCTCCGTCGATGGCACACGACTGAACGTTCCTGACCCTGGCAGTCACATCGGGAGGGGCAGCCAGTGGTGGAGCCAGAAAGGACGGTGCCCAGCATCAGGATCAGGATGGGCTGCCAGCACGCCACCAAGTAGCTTTGCCCCCCTGCTTCTCCGGACACCATCCTTCTGCTTACCTGTGGAGACATGGATAAAATATAGCAAAATATTTTACTTGTATTCAATTTTAGGAGACCGGACATACGTTTACTAATCAGGTTTCTATGAGCAGACAGATTTGAGCACTTACCgtcacctatatatatatatatatatatatatatatatatatatatataatgtatatatatgtatgtatatatatatatatatatatattattctgCATCAAAGTATGGTGCATTTATTCAGAATTCCCCAATATTCATACAGTCATTTGAATacttaaaataagataaaatacaattttgtatTTGTTGAAATGCAGAGAATCTTTATGAGGATAAAACATTATCTGGtagaaatacatttttcaaagtTACAGTAAGATTTTGCCTTCTTACTAAACATGACACATAATACTAGCCAAATACATTTCATACATCACAAAACCTTTCAAGAAAGCTTGTGAAAATCACAATTTCCATGGTATCTGCACACCTTAACAAAGATGTAAGCTTATTCCCCCTATTTCTCTGCACAGAATTTCATTATGGTGACTTTCCTCTCAAGTAATGGAATCAACCAATCAATAAAAGGGCTTGGTCACACAATGTAACCATCCTGCTGTGCTTCTGACTTCTCAGGGAGCTGAAAACAATTACTGTCAATATTGCTGACACGTTGTGTCTGCTTGTGCAAACTCTCTTAATTGGAAACCAAAATACTTTGGTGCATCTTTATATAGCTCCCCCCAGCATTTGTTAACTTGATGCATCCCATGCCAATCCTTAGCTGTTGACCTTGGAGTGATAGAATATACAGTTTGCTGCCAAGTGGTGATAGAtgtgaaaaaagagagagagattgtCAAAGGACTTGGAACCCCTTATTTGGTTTTGATTCGCGGGCACTTAAACTTGTTATAACCCTCAACCTCTATTTCTCACATCAATTAACTTACAGTTAACTCTAAGAATTATCTGTAGTACACAGTCACAGAAGAGCTTTAtgcaaattaattttaaatattCTACTTAAACACTTTTTAAGCTTGTACATTTTACAACATCTACCCTTGATAATAAAAATCAAAGCATAACAAAGTGGAGACACTGTATTCTTTGCTATCCTGGAATTAGTTGGTTATTTTTaagtagttatttatttatttatttaaacaaaagATAATTTAATCTTCAACGATAAAATTCCACAATTAGATCTTCACACACACCTTAACCGAACATTCATCATGCTGTCAGAAAGTGTGGGAGCTTAACAGGCAATGCAGATTCTTTCATTATtacaccttttttttaatctagagTGCTTCAGATATTACTGTATCACTTTAACCCATTTGTGTGTCTAACCTCCAGTAATAGTCttagaaaaagttaaataaaaataataactgTGATGGTAAATATTTGAATTAATCAGTTTTTACAGCAGCAATAAATTACACATGCCTGATGAATGACATTCATGAAGCTGACAGGGCATACGCTGAAGTCTGAGTGGTCCCAATGGAATATTACTCACTGCTTCCATTTTTTCACATCTTTTTAAACAATATCTATTTCTAAATATTTACCCATGCCTTCAATTTGTAATGTTTTGTGTCAACCTATTGGCCGAATGGTTCAAAGGTGGTCCTCCAAAATGAGACACCCCTCCTTTTTAACAGACTCAGGGTAAAAATGCACTGTTTTGATCTCTCATATTGAGTTTTGACACCAAAATTAGAAATATAGATGCAAACCTTTTAAACTCATGTGCACCACCAATACAAGCTGACGAAGTTCTTTCCGGTTGTAGGTTAAAGATGCTTCACACATACCGAAGATGAATTATAGCCAGTAACTATGACTATGAAAACAGTAGGGGATCATTACTTACACTGTATCACACAGTGGGCTACacagatttattttgtcatCTCTACTATACTGTAGAAAtccaagaaaagaaaacatcttTACTCGTGAATAAGTTTGAGGTGCGTTTCATAAGCTGTGAACATTTTCTTTGTCAGTCACACACGGGTTAGCATGTAGTTTACTGACTTCCGTTTGCCTTCAATTAATAAATGAAAGTCAAATAAGATAGAACTGTGCGTTGATAGTGTGATCTGTGAATTTCACGCAAAACTACATTTTTCATTGTGGTTCTGAATAGCTGTTACATGGAGGGGCCAGGTAGCCCTCTCAGTTTGCGCTAACCCTCCCTCCCAGAAAGAATAGGGACACACTACACCCTGGTAAGgcagtaaaaaaacaaatactgttTTCACATTGAGGAAGGAGAAAAATTTGACCTTTTATAGACAACTTGAATTCTGCCAAAAATTCTGCCATACATCATTTAGATTCACCAATAATAAAGATTAAGatgtactttattgatcccaggaCTGGGAAATtattgtgcagcagcagcataaCATACAGAAACAAAGAAAACGACAGATCAACATAAAAACCTAGATATATAAGTAGAAAAGTAATATCTAAAAATGTCTATTAATGTATATCATATTTACATCCTATACATGCATAATGGTAAGAAAGTAATTAACTTTTGATGTAAGGCTTGGCCCAAATACTCAGATATCTGGATATTGGTTTGTTAGTTGGACATCTGGATTTGAAATTGGGCAtctggagctttttttttttttgttgttgcttttttttttcttttgcagacAGCCAGCTGTAATAGTTAGTGCTCTCACTCATCATCGGCCATAAACATCCCCAGCGTTCATTTTAGTTGTTTGATTAGTTTCACAAGATATGTGGAACCATTGTGGAAAACATTTTATTCACTGCACACAGAAACATCACATGGGTGAAAACAGGAGTTAGCGGAGGGTCACACCACACCCATTCTGAAACAGATTTAAATATTTGAATTCCAAACACAGGCACACATGGAAAGTGTTTGCCTTCCTCTATTTGTCACCTTTTGGTTCTTGTGATTCATCTTTTCATGACATTGTGCAACGGAAGGCTACGAGTGGACGAGGCTTTTTTCATCAGTCTTTTCATGACTGCTTGGATTGTCTCTGTGGACCTCTTATCGTTTCACAGTCCTTCAAAAGAAAGTCTGTGCTCAACATTATCCTCTTGTCACCATAACTGGCTGCAAGGTTCTATGAGATTTGATACAGgtcaaaattaaagaaacgtaTGAACTTCATGGGTCAGTGAATTTCGGGAGCAGACAAATTAGCTTTATGCATCAGTGTGTAAAGGCCTTCCAGCTGTTTTTAGTTATTAAATACCTTTGTTGTGCACAGTAATATTGGAAAGACTATTAGTAGACATAAATTGGAAATGGAACGGAGCCTATGCATAAAGGAATCAAATGTATCTATCATCTTTCTTCTCAGACTTCACACTGCTTCTGTGTCTCAGTTGTACAGTTATAGCAAAGTACCACTTTGTTCAAGTAAATCAATTGGCTTCTGTTTTTTGATGTTCACAGATGAACAGTGCTGTGTATCGATCCACTTTTATAGCTGCGTTTGTAATTGCTattcagttattattattaccattaaTGTCCTTTTGCCTCTGACATATTTTTCTTCTCGTCTTCAATGTACACGTGGGTATTTAAGATTTAGGAATCCGTGTTTGATAAAGTGAAACAGTTTAagtgttgttgtttattttttacagtttgtcTTGCAAAATTAATCTCTGAAATTAGACAATTGACCATTTCTGGAACATATCCTACACATTTCAATCACCTATGCCTATGCCTTTTCTGATCATGGCAGTTTTACACTAAGCAGCCTTCAGTAGTTTGAGTCGTATTCATTAGTGGTGTAAACAACATGCTCATTAGCACCCCTCTAAGACATAACCTGTTCATTGGAAAATCCATCCCAAACAAGCACTGCTTTAGGGACAAGTAAGCATGAAGGAACAATGAGGGTATGGCTGCAAGGTAAGAGTAAAGAATGAATTacaggggacctattatgaaaaacacgttttttcttgctttaacatatataaagtggtctcccctcagcctgccaactcagagaaggaggaaagcaaccacattctgtagtgtctgtacagccacccggatgagccgtccagtgtgatgtggcttctacgagccattcagattctgcacACTTTCGTTACATAAccgaaaatgcaatttacattggttggcctccgatgcgtgaaaccatgcccacaactaactctggccagaacaacaacaacagctctgccggccggagcttccgccattttttcgtagcggtgtatcgcatcattcaggcagccaatcagcacagtgcctcattatcatagccccgcccactcagaatccagcatagataatgaggttagagaatgggaagataaagacatggctctgaggctgaatttctaatttatttagcaaaaacaatcaagagcttgtttttaagacattcaaggcctgtttaaaataggtattagttgccataataggtcccctttaagctgtGACATGTGTCAGAATTTAATTCAGCCATGCAAAAGTCCAAAAGCAAATAACAGAAACCTACAGAGTGTGTGGACAAGTCGCTCAGAATATCTCAAGGCTAATCTAGACCTGCAATCATAATATGTAAAACCTTGTAGCTCAAGTCCAGACAGCATGTGCATGAACCTGTCGTGCAAAGCTTAGCATTCTTAAATAATGCTTATATTACAGAGATAAAAAGACTAGCAAAGGTATTAGACTAAATTCAACAACCTCCAGCAGAATGAGCAGTCCGACTTAATGAACCCCATAAAAATAATAACT
This genomic interval from Cololabis saira isolate AMF1-May2022 chromosome 2, fColSai1.1, whole genome shotgun sequence contains the following:
- the lingo1b gene encoding leucine-rich repeat and immunoglobulin-like domain-containing nogo receptor-interacting protein 1-B, whose product is MTVLVSRRMVSGEAGGQSYLVACWQPILILMLGTVLSGSTTGCPSRCDCQGQERSVVCHRRRLAALPEGIPTETRLLDLSKNRLKTLGPEEFINYPQLEELQLNENTISSIEPGAFSNLMNLRTLGLRNNQLKLIQLGVFTGLTNLTQLDISENKIVILLDYMFQELYNLRALEVGDNDLVFISPRSFHGLSNLESLNIEGYKLASVPTDALSHLHNLLSLRLCCLNVTVIRDYSFKRLYRLRVVEISHMPALDTMTPKSLFGLNITSLSITNCNLTVIPYQAISHLRFLRFLNLSFNPIHTVEGNQLFNLQKLQAFHLAGGKLLVIEPYSFRGLNHLRVLNVSNNNLSTLEESVFHSVGNLETLALYNNPLACDCRLLWVFRRRWRLNFNKQQPVCASPEVVQGKEFKDFPDKLPSDYFTCQKSKIVDYNVQESHVDEGTTVNFACQAEGDPVPVIMWLSPKKEYVTTKTVGTRLSVSIEGSLEVRYAQIQDNGTYTCIASNAAGNDTKAAHLFVHSYSPNWPHQPNKTFAFISNQPSDEGANVTRTTVPFPFDVKTLIIATTMGFISFLGVVLFCLVILFLWSRGKDNTKSSIEVEYVPRKEETEESSPTEPPVQFNMKIM